A genomic stretch from Malus domestica chromosome 15, GDT2T_hap1 includes:
- the LOC139192283 gene encoding uncharacterized protein: MEKVSKKTGTSTNKRKAPVLVPSEDILPHKKIHKFRGEPSVRPKSQDGVLKGPAFRKTGVEAVENAATVVAGEGSRLLPPPLTMEHTVQESDPGSRHEGKGKERAGSVPWKDLRVATRPKDFGDINNCLAGRRFAFDELGEPLAKDESDCDRMLKLSSYVSVTLSFPYFFLFIIII, translated from the exons a tggagaaggtaagcaagaaaacagggactagcaccaataaaaggaaagcaccagtgttagttccttcggaagacatcctaccgcataagaaaattcataagttccgAGGGGAACCATCCGTTAGACCTAAGTCCCAAGATGGGGTCCTTAAGGGGCCTGCCTTTAGGAAGACTGGAGTCGAGGCCGTTGAAAATGCTGCTACCGTAGTTGCAGGAGAAGGGAGCCGACTGTTGCCTCCTCCTCTTACTATGGAGCACACTGTCCAGGAAAGTGATCCTGGTTCCCGCCATGaggggaaaggcaaggaaagagctggcagtgtcccgtggaaggacttgagggttgccacgcggccaaaggattttggggatatcaacaattgcttggcagggcgtcgattcgccttcgatgagctcggagagcccttagctaaggatgaatcggattgcgaccggatgttgaagctgtcttcatatgtgagtgttactttgtcatttccttactttttcctctttattatcattatttag
- the LOC139192149 gene encoding uncharacterized protein isoform X2, with protein sequence MGVFESNEGSQNHLHESCSLARELQHIRIGDPSEQYNSRNSDQHAFFIEVVPQLVNYNISKFEIPRSSITPEIQIGMLSSLKLFLIVSFITYQKFRMN encoded by the exons ATGGGTGTATTCGAATCCAATGAGGG atcgcaaaaccatcttcatgaaagttgttccttagctcgtgaactacaacatatccgaattggagatccatcggagcagtacaactccagaaattcag atcagcatgctttcttcattgaagttgttcctcagcttgtgaactacaacatatccaaatttgagatccctcggagcagtataactccagaaatccag atcggtatgctttcttcattgaagttgttcctcatcgtctctttcataacatatcaaaaattcagaatgaattaa
- the LOC139192149 gene encoding uncharacterized protein isoform X1 produces MGVFESNEGSQNHLHESCSLARELQHIRIGDPSEQYNSRNSDQHAFFIEVVPQLVNYNISKFEIPRSSITPEIQIFETSQQLRNLQESDCHVWSFNTLISVAQTEMVPS; encoded by the exons ATGGGTGTATTCGAATCCAATGAGGG atcgcaaaaccatcttcatgaaagttgttccttagctcgtgaactacaacatatccgaattggagatccatcggagcagtacaactccagaaattcag atcagcatgctttcttcattgaagttgttcctcagcttgtgaactacaacatatccaaatttgagatccctcggagcagtataactccagaaatccag atcttcgaaacatcacagcagcttcgaaatctgcaagaatccgactgtcatgtttggagcttcaacactttaatttccgtcgctcaaacagaaatggttccttcttga